One genomic region from Quercus robur chromosome 4, dhQueRobu3.1, whole genome shotgun sequence encodes:
- the LOC126721653 gene encoding uncharacterized protein LOC126721653 has protein sequence MGWEKRVKGVSLLAPMKKGSMSRPAIPKSTKRGDDSSKTCSDIVPYEGGLPPIGNIVLKGSPPPSTRTRSSRWPIIGKPKPSAPRSSTDASPSSITCGNKRKTSPPPSTTTTERRSKHKEDTSATYPILLDEPELEADLEPLFVYNPMSEKVTVAMGTPMEGFFDGADIMVKAMSSASATTQGALADALIPSPKPSPVEQSA, from the exons ATGGGTTGGGAGAAGAGAGTGAAGGGGGTGAGCCTTCTTGCGCCTATGAAGAAGGGCTCGATGTCTCGGCCTGCCATACCCAAGTCTACCAAGAGAGGTGATGATTCTTCTAAGACTTGTTCTGATATTGTTCCCTATGAAGGTGGCCTTCCTCCTATTGGTAATATAGTTCTTAAGGGTTCTCCTCCTCCTTCTACTCGCACTCGTTCCAGCAGGTGGCCTATTATAGGTAAGCCCAAGCCTTCCGCTCCACGGTCATCCACAGATGCTTCTCCTTCTAGCATAACTTGCGGCAACAAGAGAAAGACatctccaccaccttcaaccaCCACTACTGAGAGGAGA TCTAAGCATAAGGAGGACACTTCTGCCACCTACCCTATCTTACTTGACGAACCCGAGTTGGAG gcTGACCTCGAGCCCCTTTTTGTTTATAACCCCATGAGTGAGAAGGTTACTGTTGCCATGGGCACACCCATGGAGGGTTTCTTTGATGGGGCGGACATTATGGTTAAGGCCATGTCCTCTGCTTCTGCTACTACACAGGGAGCTCTTGCCGATGCCTTGATTCCTTCTCCCAAACCTAGTCCTGTTGAGCAAAGTGCCTAG